One Thermogemmatispora onikobensis genomic window carries:
- a CDS encoding exonuclease domain-containing protein, whose product MGKKPPIRVALDLETTGLHVEQDAILEVAAVKFQGTTILDRLETLVAPGRSIPYRVQRLTGITPRQLIGVPSFEAIARKLQQFVGSFPIVGHSIPFDVSFLRRQGLAYHNQLIDTFELASVLLPSLPSYSLGYVARFLGVPSSPERHRAMADTLLAMHVFLALYERLQAIDLAALEELAHLDAPPDWPLLTFFRQELHERQREQGLQRGPIWGNLGQHFAAQLGMDPRVLSFAVAHAGSPLPALSPETVPPPDERPRSLAQPLMSASPEMVPDLQILLEARRSECERQHLTSYAALQYQLQETFARCGTALIETTLGSDDYMPLLLTALEWLKDASKQTEAASRPLPRLLISCASTQAAYRIRDALLPRLQEQLGARFSVAYLAERDGYLCLHRWFGAAQVRVGGGPRAEEARAFAKFTLWAQETLTGERGELTLLPYEVASWERICSGSERLVASDERLGSIYERCAYRRKGYCFYQRAEERVRAAQIVVTTHVGLLDDLSSSHSLLSEIPYRLILDADLLEEEWARRSGLELSHGRLLTLLQTLGIELPNGRYQGLLALAAPALREEVPPSVTAPLKLASSSTVTRTELDTRLLSWFQALRQATGAANHFFLALTHLLDEALRAPAANQGSRHERGRSQVARNQGQSSRFAERLDQALRLQRSLLNLESWDEAAHAWRQLSQRLQTVIELAQEAERLLLTGNRNRTRQERPGLLSDALAAEFAMSAQRLRVLKEQGDQAFALTEGEMVYWLRVPPTPLHPQPRALDSATVAPLVEQPLEHAPAIYGQPIQVAPMLKRLLFLPQRATVLAGVALAVAGDFSFVRGRLALELEHCPAYSLEVDRCAQTLLYIPNDVPEPNMPQYQRRLDEAILQMAEALEGQILVLFTSHAALRNSYSFIKSALEARDILLLGHGIDGSPRQLWQIFAEQPRVMLFGAGGFWEGVEELPTLPSCLFITRLPMPALNDPPLAARAEQYADQLHQMTVPVAALRLRRTLNRLAWSGRKRNSVIIFDRRLISKEYGQLILHSLPRCSQRQDSVAQMSEAVLDWLTSDGLGVNGLGDQSRPGLDIEQT is encoded by the coding sequence ATGGGGAAGAAGCCGCCTATCCGGGTCGCGCTTGATCTGGAAACAACCGGCCTGCACGTAGAGCAAGATGCTATCCTCGAAGTGGCTGCGGTCAAGTTCCAGGGCACGACGATCCTCGATCGGCTCGAAACGCTGGTGGCGCCGGGGCGCTCCATCCCTTACCGGGTGCAGCGCCTGACGGGAATTACGCCGCGGCAGCTGATCGGAGTACCTTCGTTTGAGGCGATCGCGCGCAAGCTCCAGCAGTTTGTCGGCAGCTTTCCGATTGTTGGGCACAGCATCCCTTTTGATGTGAGCTTCTTACGTCGACAGGGGTTGGCGTATCATAACCAGCTGATCGATACCTTCGAGCTGGCGTCGGTGCTGCTCCCCTCCTTGCCGAGCTACAGCCTGGGGTACGTGGCGCGTTTTTTGGGGGTGCCCAGCTCCCCCGAGCGCCATCGGGCTATGGCCGATACCTTGCTGGCTATGCATGTCTTTCTCGCCCTCTATGAGCGCCTGCAGGCAATTGATCTGGCGGCGCTTGAGGAGCTTGCTCATCTTGATGCCCCGCCTGATTGGCCGCTGCTGACCTTCTTTCGCCAGGAATTGCACGAGCGTCAGCGCGAGCAGGGGCTGCAGCGCGGCCCCATTTGGGGCAACCTTGGTCAGCATTTTGCCGCGCAGTTGGGCATGGACCCGCGGGTTCTCTCGTTCGCAGTAGCGCACGCCGGCTCGCCACTCCCTGCCCTGTCCCCCGAGACCGTGCCTCCTCCTGACGAGCGCCCTCGTTCGCTGGCTCAGCCTCTCATGTCCGCCTCGCCAGAGATGGTGCCTGACCTGCAGATCCTGCTTGAGGCCAGACGCTCAGAGTGCGAACGTCAGCACCTCACTAGCTATGCTGCCTTGCAGTATCAGCTGCAAGAAACCTTTGCTCGCTGCGGGACCGCTTTAATCGAGACTACGCTCGGTAGCGACGATTATATGCCGCTACTGCTCACGGCTCTTGAATGGCTCAAAGATGCCTCCAAGCAGACAGAGGCAGCCTCGCGACCCTTGCCTCGTCTGCTGATCAGCTGCGCTTCCACGCAGGCGGCCTATCGCATCAGAGATGCCTTGCTGCCCCGCCTCCAGGAGCAGCTAGGAGCGCGTTTCTCGGTGGCCTATCTGGCCGAACGCGATGGCTATCTTTGTTTGCATCGTTGGTTTGGAGCCGCCCAGGTGCGAGTGGGAGGTGGGCCACGCGCGGAGGAGGCTCGTGCTTTTGCAAAGTTTACGCTGTGGGCCCAGGAGACGCTGACGGGTGAGCGTGGCGAGTTGACGCTCTTGCCCTACGAAGTTGCGAGCTGGGAGCGCATCTGTTCGGGAAGCGAGCGCCTTGTGGCAAGCGATGAGCGCCTGGGCAGCATCTATGAGCGCTGTGCCTATCGTCGCAAGGGCTACTGCTTCTATCAACGAGCCGAGGAGCGCGTACGGGCTGCCCAGATTGTGGTGACGACCCATGTAGGGCTGCTCGATGATCTCTCATCTTCCCATTCTCTCTTATCTGAGATTCCCTATCGCCTCATACTCGATGCTGATCTCCTCGAAGAGGAGTGGGCACGCCGTAGCGGGCTAGAGCTGAGTCATGGACGCCTGCTAACGCTCCTGCAGACACTCGGAATCGAGCTGCCCAATGGGCGTTACCAGGGTCTGCTGGCGCTCGCGGCTCCAGCCTTGCGCGAGGAGGTTCCTCCGTCCGTCACTGCTCCCCTGAAGCTGGCATCCTCTTCTACGGTCACGCGGACCGAGCTGGATACGCGCTTGCTCTCCTGGTTCCAGGCTCTGCGTCAGGCCACTGGGGCGGCAAATCACTTTTTCCTTGCGCTGACTCACTTGCTGGATGAGGCGTTGCGTGCCCCTGCTGCCAATCAGGGGTCTCGCCATGAGCGTGGACGTTCGCAGGTGGCACGCAACCAGGGTCAAAGTTCTCGCTTCGCCGAACGCCTTGACCAGGCCCTGCGCCTCCAGCGTTCCCTGCTCAATCTGGAGAGTTGGGATGAGGCGGCCCATGCCTGGCGTCAGCTGTCGCAGCGCCTACAAACGGTGATCGAGCTGGCTCAGGAGGCTGAACGCTTGCTGCTGACGGGCAACCGCAATAGAACGCGCCAGGAGCGGCCAGGACTCTTAAGCGACGCCCTGGCGGCAGAGTTTGCCATGAGCGCTCAACGACTGCGCGTTCTGAAAGAGCAGGGGGACCAGGCTTTTGCCCTCACAGAAGGGGAGATGGTCTACTGGCTGCGGGTTCCGCCAACCCCGCTGCATCCGCAACCTCGCGCTTTAGATAGCGCGACTGTGGCCCCGCTGGTGGAGCAGCCGCTGGAGCACGCCCCGGCTATCTACGGCCAGCCGATTCAGGTTGCACCCATGCTGAAGCGCCTGCTCTTCCTGCCACAGCGGGCAACCGTCCTGGCGGGCGTGGCCTTAGCGGTCGCCGGCGATTTCTCTTTTGTGCGGGGCCGGCTGGCGCTGGAGCTGGAGCACTGCCCAGCCTATTCGCTCGAAGTCGATCGCTGCGCTCAGACGCTGCTCTACATTCCTAACGATGTCCCTGAGCCGAATATGCCCCAGTATCAGCGGCGCCTGGATGAGGCCATTCTCCAGATGGCCGAAGCTTTAGAGGGCCAGATCCTGGTCTTATTCACTTCTCATGCCGCCTTGCGCAATTCGTACTCTTTCATTAAGAGCGCTCTGGAGGCCCGCGATATCCTTCTGCTCGGTCATGGCATCGATGGCTCCCCGCGCCAGCTCTGGCAGATCTTCGCCGAACAGCCGCGGGTTATGCTCTTTGGAGCTGGAGGTTTCTGGGAAGGGGTCGAAGAACTGCCGACGCTGCCCTCTTGCCTGTTTATCACCCGCCTGCCAATGCCGGCTCTCAATGATCCCCCGCTGGCCGCACGCGCCGAGCAGTATGCCGACCAGCTCCATCAAATGACCGTGCCCGTCGCCGCTCTGCGCCTGCGGCGAACGCTCAACCGCCTGGCCTGGAGCGGCAGGAAGCGCAATAGCGTCATTATCTTTGATCGGCGCCTGATCTCGAAGGAGTATGGACAGCTGATTCTGCACTCGCTGCCACGTTGCTCGCAGCGTCAGGACAGTGTGGCCCAGATGTCCGAGGCTGTTTTAGACTGGCTGACCTCTGATGGCCTGGGGGTGAATGGCCTCGGGGACCAGTCGCGGCCCGGTCTCGACATCGAGCAAACTTGA
- a CDS encoding tRNA-ribosyltransferase family protein, translating into MMSAETQEKSRALVLPHGAVSLPAFLPDATQAVVRAVDSLDLEQCGVQALVMNTFHLMQRPGSSAVEAIGGVHALSGWRRPIVTDSGGFQAYSLIRQNARYGHLTEKGLAFQPEGATRRFLLTPEKSVQLQLSSYASDVVVCLDDCTHVDEPPSRQRESVERTIAWARRGKAEFVRLVEQKKLPPERRPLLFAVVQGGGDFALRRACAEALLEIGFDGFGFGGWPLDSEGQLLSEIVAWTRELIPATFPLHGLGIGHPLNVVACARMGYDLFDSAMPTRDARHARLYSFTEDPTTSRLDPDGSWFTYVYLSDERLRRERRPVSAFCDCLCCSRYSLAYLHHLFKVNDALFLRLATIHNLRFMMQLMQRLEMLLHGEREQREQQAAHTAG; encoded by the coding sequence ATGATGAGTGCGGAGACGCAGGAGAAGTCAAGAGCGCTCGTGCTCCCACATGGGGCGGTCTCTCTGCCAGCTTTTTTGCCCGACGCGACGCAGGCGGTGGTGCGGGCAGTTGACAGTCTTGACCTGGAGCAGTGTGGGGTCCAGGCGCTCGTCATGAATACTTTCCATTTGATGCAGCGCCCTGGTTCCTCAGCGGTGGAGGCCATTGGGGGGGTCCATGCGCTGAGCGGTTGGCGGCGTCCGATCGTGACCGATTCGGGTGGCTTCCAGGCTTACTCGTTGATTCGCCAGAATGCTCGCTATGGTCACTTGACAGAGAAGGGGCTGGCCTTTCAGCCAGAAGGAGCGACACGGCGTTTCCTGCTCACACCTGAGAAGAGTGTCCAGTTGCAGCTGAGCAGTTACGCCAGCGATGTCGTGGTCTGTCTGGACGATTGTACCCATGTTGACGAGCCGCCGTCGCGACAGCGCGAGTCAGTCGAGCGGACAATTGCCTGGGCTCGGCGTGGCAAGGCCGAGTTTGTGCGCCTGGTCGAACAGAAGAAGCTGCCGCCCGAGCGGCGTCCGCTGCTGTTTGCGGTCGTGCAGGGAGGCGGCGATTTCGCGCTGCGTCGCGCCTGCGCGGAGGCCTTGCTGGAGATTGGCTTTGATGGCTTTGGTTTCGGTGGCTGGCCGCTGGACAGCGAGGGCCAGCTGCTGAGCGAAATCGTGGCCTGGACGCGCGAGCTGATTCCGGCGACCTTTCCGCTGCATGGCCTGGGGATCGGTCATCCCCTGAATGTGGTAGCCTGTGCTCGCATGGGGTACGATCTCTTCGACAGTGCTATGCCAACCCGTGACGCCCGTCATGCTCGGTTATACTCCTTTACTGAGGACCCGACCACGAGTCGTCTTGACCCCGATGGGAGCTGGTTTACGTATGTCTACCTCAGCGATGAGCGCCTGCGTCGCGAGCGGCGACCGGTCTCTGCTTTCTGCGACTGCCTCTGCTGTTCGCGCTACAGTTTGGCCTATCTGCATCATCTCTTTAAGGTCAACGATGCCCTCTTTCTGCGCCTGGCGACTATCCATAACCTGCGCTTTATGATGCAGCTGATGCAGCGCCTGGAAATGCTGTTGCATGGTGAGCGAGAGCAACGAGAGCAGCAAGCGGCTCACACAGCTGGTTGA
- a CDS encoding molybdopterin-containing oxidoreductase family protein, translating to MVTSSADERKEGTLASGRLVYGACPHDCPDGCALETLVDEQGRAVSLRGRADHPITRGWLCAKVNRYLERVYHPERLLYPQRRRGPKGSGSFVRISWEEAFAEISERWRRIIAEHGAQCILPYSYAGTLGLVNGAVTDSRFWNRLGASRLKRAICGYAAEEAVRLTIGWRLAPSPEMLLQSRLILIWGSNPASTAPHIMPFLRQAQHQGARVIVIDPVRTLTARSADWHIQPYPGTDAALALAMMHVIISRGLHNQAWIDAHTVGWEQLCERIMRYPPERAAEITGLPVETITELAITYATTTPAMLRVTDGINRHTNGGQTVRTLLCLPALTGQYGLVGGGVMYSTSDWLQWDAEAVKHEHDPACPPAPRTLNMNRLGALLTGEADPPIYALYVYNANPVASSPNAGKIVEGLQRDDLFVVVHDLFETDTARYADILLPATSQLEQTDLHKAYGHLALQYNAQAIAPLGEARSNWDVMRGLAQALGFTEPWLQEDAEAVIRGVLEATAARSPLLKDITLERLQREGWVALAIPEERRLPFADGRFGTPSGKVEFYSQQAAELGYDPLPDWVPDGEAPLGPGANGQRERLVLVSPGAHHFISSSFGNVATLRRKEGRPSVRLHPDEARTRGIRDGQLVRLSNELGSCLVFAEVSDEVRPGVLAASSVWWPRFSPDGRNINWLTSDRLADFNGGSTFHTTLVTIEPVAAVSQSSFGESQEVVRN from the coding sequence ATGGTCACATCTTCTGCTGATGAGAGGAAAGAGGGGACACTGGCGTCCGGGCGTCTCGTCTATGGCGCTTGCCCCCATGACTGTCCCGATGGATGCGCTTTAGAGACCCTGGTCGACGAGCAAGGAAGGGCAGTGAGTTTGCGCGGGCGGGCTGATCATCCCATTACCCGCGGCTGGCTTTGTGCCAAGGTGAATCGCTATCTGGAGCGCGTCTATCACCCCGAGCGCCTGCTGTATCCCCAGCGTCGTCGGGGTCCCAAAGGGAGCGGCTCCTTCGTGCGTATCAGCTGGGAGGAAGCTTTTGCTGAGATCAGTGAACGCTGGCGACGCATCATTGCTGAGCACGGAGCCCAGTGCATCTTGCCGTACAGCTACGCGGGCACACTTGGATTAGTCAACGGGGCCGTGACTGACTCACGCTTCTGGAATCGCCTGGGAGCCTCGCGACTCAAGCGTGCTATCTGTGGGTATGCTGCCGAGGAGGCGGTGCGGCTCACCATTGGCTGGCGTCTGGCGCCTTCCCCAGAGATGTTGCTGCAGAGTCGACTGATTTTGATCTGGGGCAGCAATCCAGCGAGTACGGCCCCGCACATCATGCCTTTCCTGCGCCAGGCGCAGCATCAGGGGGCGCGAGTTATTGTCATCGACCCGGTGCGCACTCTGACAGCGCGTTCTGCCGACTGGCATATTCAGCCCTATCCTGGAACCGATGCAGCCCTGGCCCTGGCTATGATGCACGTTATTATCAGCCGCGGCCTGCACAACCAGGCCTGGATCGACGCCCATACTGTTGGCTGGGAGCAGCTGTGTGAGCGCATCATGCGTTATCCACCTGAGCGTGCGGCGGAGATCACTGGCCTACCGGTCGAAACGATCACGGAGCTGGCCATCACCTATGCCACTACTACTCCGGCTATGCTACGGGTGACCGATGGCATCAATCGCCATACCAACGGTGGGCAGACTGTCCGTACACTGCTCTGCCTGCCGGCCTTGACCGGTCAATATGGGCTGGTGGGTGGAGGGGTCATGTACAGTACCAGCGACTGGTTGCAGTGGGACGCTGAGGCAGTCAAACACGAGCATGATCCGGCCTGTCCGCCAGCGCCGCGCACCCTCAACATGAATCGTCTGGGAGCCTTGCTCACCGGTGAGGCCGACCCGCCCATCTATGCCCTCTATGTCTATAACGCCAATCCGGTGGCCTCCTCCCCCAACGCTGGCAAGATCGTCGAGGGCCTCCAGCGCGACGACCTCTTTGTCGTGGTCCACGACTTGTTTGAAACCGATACAGCGCGCTACGCCGACATCTTGCTGCCAGCAACCAGCCAGCTTGAGCAGACCGATCTCCACAAGGCTTATGGCCATCTTGCACTTCAGTACAATGCCCAGGCCATTGCCCCACTGGGGGAGGCGCGCAGCAACTGGGATGTCATGCGCGGCCTGGCGCAGGCACTGGGCTTCACCGAACCCTGGCTGCAAGAAGATGCCGAAGCTGTCATCCGGGGAGTGCTGGAGGCCACAGCGGCACGCTCGCCGCTTCTGAAGGACATCACCCTGGAGCGCCTGCAGCGTGAAGGGTGGGTGGCGCTGGCCATCCCAGAAGAGCGGCGCCTGCCTTTCGCCGATGGCCGCTTTGGCACCCCTTCCGGCAAAGTTGAGTTTTACTCGCAGCAGGCGGCAGAGCTAGGCTATGATCCCCTGCCCGACTGGGTGCCCGATGGCGAAGCGCCTCTTGGTCCTGGAGCCAATGGGCAGCGCGAGCGCCTCGTGCTGGTCTCGCCGGGTGCGCATCACTTCATCAGCTCCAGCTTCGGCAATGTAGCAACCTTGCGTCGTAAAGAGGGGCGGCCTAGCGTTCGTCTCCATCCTGATGAGGCCCGAACACGCGGCATTCGAGATGGCCAGCTCGTGCGTCTCTCGAACGAACTGGGAAGCTGTCTGGTCTTTGCCGAAGTAAGCGATGAGGTGCGTCCGGGCGTGCTGGCGGCCAGCTCCGTCTGGTGGCCGCGCTTCAGTCCCGATGGACGCAATATCAACTGGCTGACTTCCGATCGCCTGGCGGACTTCAATGGTGGCAGTACCTTCCACACCACGCTCGTCACCATCGAGCCTGTTGCCGCAGTGTCGCAGTCGTCCT